One genomic segment of bacterium includes these proteins:
- a CDS encoding biopolymer transporter ExbD, which translates to MAIKKKRRISIRIDMTPMVDIAFLLLIFYMATTQFKPPEQKAVSLPSSHSQIELPSKDKISVTVTPDDSIFGDYMEKVEKDINGRMVPTIERVYMEATPYTVGKVINGIRARNLSALVIIKADKDVKFGTMQRVMDTMVEENLSRFQIITELEAEAI; encoded by the coding sequence ATGGCTATCAAGAAGAAACGGCGGATTTCGATCCGCATCGACATGACTCCGATGGTCGACATCGCGTTTCTGCTTCTGATTTTCTACATGGCGACCACGCAGTTCAAACCACCGGAGCAGAAAGCCGTGTCACTGCCTTCTTCGCACTCGCAAATCGAGCTGCCGTCGAAGGACAAGATCAGCGTCACAGTGACGCCGGACGATTCGATCTTTGGCGACTATATGGAAAAGGTCGAGAAGGATATCAATGGCCGCATGGTGCCGACTATCGAGCGCGTTTACATGGAGGCAACACCGTATACGGTGGGCAAAGTGATTAACGGTATCCGGGCGCGAAATCTTAGCGCACTCGTGATTATCAAAGCTGACAAAGATGTCAAGTTCGGAACCATGCAGCGTGTCATGGACACAATGGTGGAAGAGAACTTGTCGCGGTTCCAGATCATAACTGAGCTGGAAGCGGAAGCCATATAG
- a CDS encoding energy transducer TonB, producing the protein MASNVYVTKWSPIGAIELKSSYQKNMRNAVLLVLASFFLIFAVIGLVRMLMASDAASAPSIIIRDLSELGPPPSVARRDVQVKVQQEIAAPKFTLPEAVPDEEVTEDFVIVSQEELAEISSPVLSEGDGAGNVQFDIPIEEYIPTPDEFVAVEERPVKIQDAPLKYPEIARKAGIEGSVWVKVLVDRSGNVKDAIIAKESGANAGFEEAAIEAAKQCKWKPAMQNKQPVALWVTYEIKFQLKS; encoded by the coding sequence ATGGCATCCAACGTCTATGTAACCAAGTGGTCGCCAATCGGCGCCATCGAGCTCAAGAGCTCCTACCAGAAGAATATGCGCAATGCTGTTCTGCTGGTACTCGCATCGTTCTTTCTGATCTTCGCTGTCATTGGATTGGTTCGCATGCTGATGGCGTCCGACGCTGCCAGCGCGCCTTCGATCATCATTCGCGACTTATCCGAACTCGGTCCCCCTCCATCAGTAGCAAGACGCGACGTGCAGGTGAAGGTTCAGCAAGAAATTGCCGCACCGAAGTTCACCTTGCCCGAGGCAGTTCCTGATGAAGAAGTGACTGAAGACTTTGTCATTGTCTCCCAGGAAGAACTGGCCGAAATCAGTTCGCCGGTACTTTCCGAAGGCGATGGCGCTGGTAACGTTCAGTTTGATATTCCCATCGAAGAGTATATTCCGACACCCGATGAATTTGTGGCGGTCGAAGAACGCCCCGTCAAGATCCAGGATGCCCCGCTCAAGTACCCCGAAATTGCCCGTAAAGCCGGCATCGAGGGAAGCGTTTGGGTGAAGGTACTTGTCGATCGCAGCGGCAACGTCAAGGACGCCATCATTGCTAAAGAATCCGGCGCCAACGCAGGATTTGAAGAAGCAGCTATTGAAGCAGCCAAGCAGTGCAAATGGAAGCCGGCAATGCAGAACAAACAGCCGGTCGCCCTTTGGGTTACCTATGAAATCAAGTTCCAGCTCAAATCGTAG
- a CDS encoding tetratricopeptide repeat protein has protein sequence MRKTLTATLFALLLLSMSASAFADAASDAAEMIQHRKFDEAITFLNSAITKDPTYADLYYWLGRIYIEKEDWAQAETQLNKCLELKKRHDEAKAYLALVYIQNERWEEAKKILDEGVAKSKTAKGRFLNHLGHYHVAKKEFSEADIALRKAELEEPTNIEYKRDLADMNYENGVYAVAVNGYKDVLMTDSTDVITYFKLARAYYMQKQFKEAIDNSSKAIGLDSNYTQAYSLQGDIFMILGLSRVSAALESGESGANGYTDIFKNAIWAYEHYVATGGKETLDLLYRLGQAYYYVGGYELAIEKLRRAIDMGSDKSVAFDFTAKALFRLKRYDEAVNAYKAYENKISQGDPNFVWGPEYFEFFRDRGVTYSQLFYDSKKEGVPDTSFLDQAIVNLTKAVELKPDEKSLIYRLGFDLYNRTSYTEAIPWFEKRIAIDSTHLQSYQYIAFSYIKMNDFTKAVEYLELMYKLKPDSPFVLKTLSTTYLFQIKNREKGMEWLRKWADTDTKDYEPYKWIGFIYISEKPPKKEQAIEALTKCLQRMEANGVDKCKEIDVITWMAQALSFYDTLDKDEEALKWVNRGLQCAPNNETLKNLKENLDL, from the coding sequence ATGAGAAAAACTTTGACAGCAACGCTCTTCGCCCTGCTGTTACTCAGCATGTCGGCCAGCGCCTTTGCGGACGCTGCCTCCGATGCGGCTGAAATGATTCAGCATCGCAAGTTCGATGAAGCTATCACATTCCTTAATAGTGCGATCACAAAAGACCCGACCTATGCAGACCTCTATTACTGGCTCGGTCGCATCTATATCGAAAAAGAAGACTGGGCGCAGGCCGAAACCCAACTCAATAAGTGTCTCGAACTGAAGAAAAGACACGACGAAGCCAAAGCCTATTTGGCTCTTGTCTACATTCAGAATGAACGCTGGGAAGAAGCCAAGAAAATCCTCGATGAGGGCGTCGCCAAGAGCAAGACTGCCAAAGGCCGGTTCCTCAATCATCTAGGACATTACCATGTGGCTAAGAAGGAATTTTCCGAGGCCGACATTGCGTTGCGTAAGGCCGAACTGGAAGAGCCTACCAACATCGAATACAAACGTGATCTTGCGGACATGAACTATGAAAACGGCGTCTATGCTGTGGCCGTCAACGGTTACAAAGACGTCCTAATGACTGATTCCACTGACGTCATTACCTACTTCAAACTCGCGCGTGCATACTATATGCAGAAGCAATTCAAAGAGGCCATCGACAACTCATCCAAGGCTATCGGTCTCGACTCAAACTACACACAAGCATACAGTCTTCAGGGCGACATCTTCATGATCCTCGGCTTGTCGCGCGTAAGTGCGGCGCTGGAATCCGGCGAATCCGGCGCTAACGGCTACACCGATATCTTCAAGAATGCTATCTGGGCGTATGAACATTATGTCGCGACCGGCGGCAAGGAAACGCTCGATTTGCTTTATCGACTCGGACAAGCCTACTACTACGTCGGCGGCTACGAGCTGGCTATTGAAAAACTCCGGCGCGCAATTGATATGGGTTCCGATAAGTCGGTCGCCTTTGACTTCACTGCCAAAGCGCTATTTCGTTTGAAACGTTATGATGAAGCTGTTAACGCCTATAAAGCCTACGAGAACAAGATATCTCAGGGCGATCCTAACTTTGTCTGGGGACCGGAGTATTTCGAATTCTTCCGCGACCGTGGCGTTACCTACTCACAACTATTCTATGACTCCAAGAAGGAAGGCGTTCCCGATACCAGCTTTCTTGACCAGGCTATCGTGAATTTGACCAAAGCGGTTGAGTTGAAGCCTGACGAGAAGTCACTTATCTATCGACTTGGTTTCGACCTTTACAACCGAACCAGTTACACTGAAGCAATCCCGTGGTTTGAGAAACGCATCGCCATCGATTCCACGCATCTCCAGAGTTATCAGTACATCGCGTTCAGCTACATTAAAATGAACGACTTTACCAAAGCTGTCGAGTATCTGGAACTGATGTACAAGCTGAAACCTGATTCGCCATTTGTTCTCAAGACCCTGTCGACAACCTACCTCTTCCAGATTAAGAATCGGGAGAAGGGAATGGAGTGGTTGCGCAAGTGGGCAGACACCGATACCAAAGACTACGAACCTTACAAATGGATTGGCTTTATTTACATCTCCGAAAAGCCACCCAAAAAAGAACAGGCCATCGAAGCTCTCACCAAATGCTTGCAGCGTATGGAGGCAAATGGTGTTGACAAATGTAAGGAAATCGACGTGATTACGTGGATGGCACAAGCACTTAGTTTTTATGATACTCTCGATAAAGATGAGGAAGCTCTTAAGTGGGTCAATCGCGGATTGCAGTGCGCTCCGAACAACGAAACACTCAAGAACCTCAAAGAGAACCTTGATTTATAG
- a CDS encoding GGDEF domain-containing protein, with amino-acid sequence MFDRLSETSTLIRSTGDQAGVSEGNQQPMLVVMHGSLLGMTYTVNSRAITIGRMADLDIPIDDENVSRRHAEIVLEGDCVKLRDLDSTNGTFVNSQRVKESVLCDGDLILIGRVLFKFIRSSSIENRFFGQMYSLATTDFLTGIFNRQHIMSRLESEFARARRYVRPLSVLLYDIDHFKQINDTFGHLAGDQLLIESSRLVSKNVRQQDFFGRLGGDEFLVICPETDLNNTVLMAQRLSQLVEKWSYSYQSRKLDFSISIGIAGISDEMRSSTDLIAKADAMMYKSKHRGRNHVSY; translated from the coding sequence ATGTTCGACCGACTTAGTGAGACATCGACACTGATTCGCAGTACCGGCGACCAAGCCGGAGTATCCGAAGGCAATCAACAACCGATGCTGGTTGTCATGCACGGCTCGCTCTTGGGGATGACGTATACCGTTAACTCCAGAGCGATAACAATCGGCCGGATGGCGGATTTGGACATACCCATTGATGACGAGAACGTCAGCCGCCGACACGCAGAGATAGTTCTTGAAGGCGACTGCGTCAAGCTGCGCGATCTGGATTCCACGAACGGGACTTTTGTCAATTCACAGAGGGTCAAAGAGTCGGTACTTTGCGATGGCGATTTGATTCTGATTGGGCGGGTGCTTTTCAAGTTCATTCGCTCGAGCTCGATTGAGAACCGCTTCTTCGGTCAGATGTATTCGCTGGCGACGACAGATTTTCTTACCGGCATTTTCAACCGCCAGCATATCATGAGCAGACTTGAGAGCGAGTTCGCCCGTGCTCGTCGCTATGTGCGGCCATTGTCGGTGCTGTTGTACGACATCGACCATTTCAAGCAAATAAACGACACATTCGGGCATCTCGCCGGCGATCAACTGCTCATCGAAAGTTCACGACTGGTGTCAAAGAATGTTCGTCAGCAGGATTTCTTCGGACGACTTGGCGGTGACGAGTTCTTGGTAATTTGCCCTGAAACAGACTTGAACAACACAGTGCTAATGGCGCAAAGACTGTCGCAACTGGTCGAGAAGTGGAGCTACTCTTACCAGAGCCGCAAGCTTGACTTCAGTATCAGTATTGGCATAGCAGGCATCTCCGACGAGATGCGGTCATCGACCGATCTGATTGCGAAAGCGGATGCAATGATGTACAAATCCAAGCATCGCGGGCGCAATCATGTGTCCTACTAA
- a CDS encoding MotA/TolQ/ExbB proton channel family protein: protein MKQSIFVTLNALIAFVVGYIIWGVILKAQPEGTIAHSCYKGGPLVVLLIGVFFMLIAFVVERFLSLKVAKGKASVQVFFKNLIAMLRKGDYDGALAACDKQRGTTANVLRAGIDRFMSVKDDPKMDGEKKIALTQSAIEEANALEGPLLERNLIAMSTIASIATMVGLLGTTIGMIRAFAATGSASGGVIDATSLATGISEALVNTAGGLISGILGIFFYNYFVNKVDSFNYTTDEATYEVLQLFKSAAETK from the coding sequence GTGAAACAGTCGATTTTTGTCACACTCAATGCGCTCATCGCGTTTGTAGTCGGCTATATCATTTGGGGCGTTATCCTGAAAGCACAGCCGGAAGGAACCATTGCTCACTCATGCTACAAGGGCGGACCGCTGGTCGTGCTCCTGATCGGCGTATTCTTCATGTTGATCGCATTCGTTGTCGAACGCTTCCTTTCACTTAAGGTCGCCAAAGGCAAAGCCTCAGTTCAGGTATTCTTCAAGAATCTAATCGCAATGCTGCGCAAAGGCGATTACGACGGCGCGTTGGCCGCTTGCGACAAGCAGCGCGGAACCACCGCCAACGTTCTTCGTGCCGGTATCGACCGCTTCATGTCGGTCAAAGACGATCCGAAGATGGACGGCGAGAAGAAGATTGCTCTCACGCAGTCAGCTATCGAAGAAGCTAACGCTCTCGAAGGACCATTGCTTGAACGCAACCTTATTGCCATGTCGACCATCGCTTCGATTGCAACCATGGTCGGTCTTCTTGGTACAACAATTGGTATGATTCGCGCCTTCGCTGCTACCGGTAGCGCTTCGGGCGGTGTCATTGACGCCACTTCGCTGGCAACCGGTATCTCGGAAGCACTGGTAAATACCGCAGGCGGTTTGATTTCCGGTATCCTCGGTATTTTCTTCTATAACTATTTCGTCAACAAGGTCGACTCATTCAACTATACGACAGACGAAGCGACCTACGAAGTTCTGCAACTGTTTAAGTCGGCGGCGGAGACCAAGTAA
- a CDS encoding DEAD/DEAH box helicase: protein MPENYDTQFALWCDIKAPSATARILSLEVFELGDQNNRPIDALVVPEESEVPVSSAKIEKFFLALQGATGFKFLNRDLYSQSREWQRVDTLLAKAPLIDLAFMLRLFFPTLTARSLSEYEKAFELPKGASPPEALARLIEILNLRARELPGGTVRALKTIFRGLAPEYAAWLNQLPRVKPDASYAIDPEYLNTLDRFENLTSGSRLSTDDVIQLFSETGKMSQFIDGYEMRKGQAKYAQAVLKCIQQHASVLLEAATGTGKSLGYLLPTIASCAESENRAVIVTRTKSLQEQLFRSDLRKIRGLVPDGFRVSLLKGLGNYLCLLKYKLFLSDLSEHMGRIPPEYMAALVVWEHSTESGDLTETAIFDQPDSEDLLPKITLEEGSCLGKECQFYSDCYAFRARKSAARSNIVITNYALLFSDLVSGGDILGRFSHAVLDEAHRLEHEAINSFSEVLPLQAFARSLERLADEKTLPLLNQALESADSPEMMIGLENLLARLHSRVSIATESVRQILRRGSRSQQDRVRFRNNEPIHDILCDLWVTEKEYLVQLRETLSQIQTGLTPKSEDEKVEGLTQLRRQTAALARFVSILEHCSTVGDESEVMWAHLYDSGEVWVTIAPLNVGDLLARKLYSKFDSMVFTSATLDSEDDFEWTSSRLGISSDNEHANYKVKIRSPFPLDDQLRIGLARYLPAPNEPGYAAKLSNLILKFRSSARLPTLVLCTSYRMVEDIAKPLLDTHGKAGEVLYQTPDTLPQTLLSRFRLARNAILIGTESFWEGIDLPDELLRLLFITRLPFAVPDDPLELARQEQAEKKGDNPFMTISLPQAVLKYRQGVGRMIRSATDWGAVIITDSRMGKKNYGRILVAASPVPVNVYDSESQLINETSQWLRSMKAPQ, encoded by the coding sequence ATGCCCGAAAACTACGATACCCAGTTTGCACTTTGGTGCGATATCAAAGCACCCTCTGCAACTGCACGTATCTTATCTCTTGAAGTTTTTGAACTTGGCGATCAGAACAATAGGCCAATTGATGCACTCGTAGTACCTGAAGAGTCTGAAGTCCCTGTAAGCAGTGCAAAGATTGAGAAGTTCTTCCTCGCCTTGCAAGGCGCCACTGGATTCAAATTTCTCAATCGCGACCTCTACTCGCAGTCTCGCGAATGGCAAAGAGTCGACACCCTTCTCGCCAAAGCACCGCTGATTGATCTGGCATTTATGCTCCGGCTCTTCTTCCCGACGCTAACCGCGCGGAGTCTCTCCGAGTATGAAAAAGCCTTTGAATTGCCCAAAGGCGCTTCGCCTCCCGAGGCTCTTGCCAGATTGATAGAGATCTTGAATCTTCGTGCCCGCGAACTGCCGGGAGGCACCGTGCGCGCCCTCAAGACTATTTTTCGTGGCCTCGCACCCGAATATGCTGCTTGGCTCAATCAATTGCCAAGAGTCAAACCTGATGCATCCTACGCCATCGATCCTGAGTATCTGAACACCCTTGATCGCTTCGAGAACCTAACCAGCGGTAGCCGACTCAGCACCGATGACGTCATCCAGCTATTTTCTGAGACCGGCAAAATGAGCCAATTCATTGACGGCTACGAAATGCGCAAGGGTCAGGCCAAGTACGCACAAGCTGTTCTCAAATGTATCCAGCAGCACGCATCTGTACTACTTGAAGCAGCAACCGGTACCGGGAAGTCGCTCGGTTACCTCTTGCCCACAATCGCTTCTTGTGCCGAAAGCGAAAACCGCGCCGTCATCGTTACCCGCACGAAATCACTGCAGGAACAGCTTTTTCGTTCCGATCTTCGCAAGATTCGTGGATTGGTACCGGATGGATTTCGCGTCAGTCTCTTGAAGGGACTCGGCAACTATCTCTGCCTGCTCAAGTACAAGCTCTTTCTCTCTGACCTAAGCGAACACATGGGTCGAATTCCACCAGAATACATGGCGGCGTTGGTTGTTTGGGAACACTCGACTGAATCGGGAGACTTAACCGAGACTGCAATATTCGACCAGCCTGACTCCGAAGATTTACTGCCAAAGATAACCCTCGAAGAGGGAAGTTGTCTTGGCAAAGAATGCCAGTTCTACAGCGACTGCTATGCCTTTCGTGCCCGCAAAAGCGCCGCTCGTTCCAATATCGTAATTACGAACTACGCCCTATTATTTTCAGACTTGGTTTCCGGCGGCGATATTCTGGGCAGGTTCTCGCATGCAGTACTCGACGAGGCCCATCGACTGGAGCACGAAGCAATCAACTCCTTTTCGGAAGTGCTGCCTCTGCAAGCGTTCGCCCGATCATTGGAGCGGCTCGCAGATGAGAAGACCCTTCCGTTGCTCAATCAGGCTCTCGAATCAGCCGACAGCCCGGAGATGATGATCGGACTGGAAAACCTTCTGGCACGATTGCATTCGCGCGTCAGCATTGCCACCGAATCCGTGCGCCAAATACTGCGCCGTGGTTCACGCTCCCAGCAGGATAGGGTGCGTTTTCGCAACAATGAACCGATTCACGATATTCTCTGCGATCTCTGGGTAACCGAGAAGGAATATCTGGTGCAGTTGCGCGAGACCCTCTCCCAAATACAGACGGGGTTGACACCGAAATCAGAGGACGAGAAAGTCGAAGGGCTTACCCAACTGCGCAGGCAAACCGCAGCACTCGCTCGCTTTGTTTCCATTTTGGAGCATTGCAGTACGGTTGGCGACGAGTCGGAAGTAATGTGGGCACATCTTTATGACTCTGGCGAGGTGTGGGTCACTATCGCACCCCTGAATGTCGGCGACTTGTTAGCGCGCAAGCTTTACTCAAAGTTCGATTCAATGGTCTTTACTTCTGCAACTCTCGACTCCGAAGACGACTTTGAGTGGACATCATCTCGCCTTGGGATCAGCAGTGATAACGAACACGCAAACTACAAAGTCAAGATCCGTTCGCCGTTTCCCCTCGATGATCAGCTTCGCATCGGTTTAGCGCGATATCTCCCGGCCCCCAACGAGCCCGGTTATGCTGCCAAGCTAAGTAACCTCATTCTGAAATTCCGCTCTTCGGCGCGGCTGCCTACGCTGGTGCTTTGCACTTCGTACAGAATGGTGGAAGATATTGCCAAGCCGCTTTTGGATACTCACGGCAAAGCAGGCGAAGTGCTTTATCAGACTCCCGACACCTTGCCTCAGACGTTGTTAAGTCGATTCCGGCTTGCCCGCAATGCGATTTTGATTGGGACCGAATCCTTCTGGGAAGGAATCGATCTCCCCGACGAATTGCTGCGGCTGCTCTTCATTACGAGATTGCCCTTTGCAGTTCCCGATGACCCGCTCGAATTGGCGAGACAAGAACAAGCAGAGAAGAAAGGCGACAATCCCTTCATGACGATCTCACTGCCGCAAGCGGTTCTAAAATATCGTCAGGGTGTTGGTCGGATGATTCGCAGCGCGACCGACTGGGGTGCGGTGATCATCACCGACTCGCGCATGGGCAAAAAGAACTATGGCCGCATTCTCGTCGCTGCTTCACCCGTTCCGGTCAATGTTTATGACAGCGAGTCGCAGCTTATCAATGAGACTTCACAGTGGCTGAGATCTATGAAAGCGCCGCAATGA
- a CDS encoding choice-of-anchor B family protein, with product MSRALSLFFIVAALSLWGMEARASNYVLDSIATFTYPSAGSLGGSDCWGWKAPDGQLYAIMGVRDGVAFVNVSTRSQVQMVTGPKNSCSAYWRDIKTYQHYAYITSECTGTNQGLMIIDMQYLPDSVHFVKSINVHPSGDVTSHNLSIDTLNGYAYLEGRNQLNMSIHVWSLADPENPVHVHSFGSADGIHDVLATDDTVYVADGWAPTVSIYDMTVKTAPQLIGQITIPSAGYVHNVWPTEDRNYMVTTEETQGKTIKIWDIQDLDNIQLVGQYLGNSNVAHNVHCMGNFVYTSHYAAGCEIHDITNPAAPVSVAKFDTWPTATGFDGCWGTFPFADSGYVYASNMNGKFYILQLRDTTDIADADNDGIANTSDNCRFAANPGQEDADSDGVGDICDNCLNVSNPLQEDSNLNGIGDACDVVCGDVDQNSTVTVTDVVYLITFIFGGGPAPSPIDIGDVNCDAQVTVSDVVYIINYIFSGGSVPCALCP from the coding sequence TTGAGCCGAGCACTATCATTGTTCTTCATTGTGGCAGCGCTCTCCCTCTGGGGCATGGAAGCCAGAGCCAGCAACTATGTTCTCGACAGCATAGCAACGTTTACCTATCCAAGCGCCGGAAGTCTCGGCGGCAGCGATTGCTGGGGCTGGAAAGCACCGGACGGACAGCTGTACGCAATTATGGGAGTTCGTGACGGCGTCGCATTTGTCAATGTATCTACTCGCTCCCAGGTGCAGATGGTTACCGGTCCCAAGAATAGCTGCTCTGCCTACTGGCGCGATATCAAAACTTACCAGCACTATGCATACATTACATCTGAGTGCACTGGGACGAATCAGGGACTGATGATTATCGATATGCAGTATCTCCCCGACAGCGTCCATTTCGTGAAGTCAATCAATGTGCATCCTTCGGGTGATGTGACCTCGCACAATCTCTCGATCGACACCCTCAACGGCTACGCTTATCTTGAGGGCCGCAACCAGCTTAATATGTCAATCCATGTGTGGAGTCTTGCCGATCCGGAAAATCCGGTTCATGTTCACAGCTTTGGCAGTGCGGACGGAATCCACGACGTTTTAGCGACAGACGATACAGTCTATGTAGCCGATGGTTGGGCGCCGACAGTGTCGATCTACGACATGACTGTCAAGACTGCGCCGCAGTTGATTGGTCAGATTACGATACCCAGCGCCGGTTATGTTCATAATGTCTGGCCCACCGAGGACCGCAACTACATGGTGACCACAGAAGAGACGCAGGGGAAGACAATCAAGATCTGGGACATTCAGGATCTCGACAACATTCAGTTGGTGGGTCAATATCTCGGCAATTCGAACGTCGCTCATAACGTTCATTGTATGGGGAATTTCGTCTATACCTCGCACTATGCTGCCGGTTGCGAAATTCACGACATCACCAATCCGGCCGCACCGGTTTCTGTGGCTAAGTTCGATACTTGGCCGACCGCAACCGGGTTTGACGGTTGTTGGGGAACATTCCCCTTTGCTGACAGCGGCTATGTCTACGCCTCAAACATGAACGGCAAGTTCTACATCCTGCAGCTTCGCGATACTACTGACATCGCAGATGCCGATAACGATGGTATTGCCAACACTTCCGACAATTGCCGCTTCGCCGCGAATCCCGGTCAGGAAGACGCCGACAGTGACGGTGTCGGTGACATCTGCGACAATTGCCTGAACGTCTCAAATCCGCTTCAGGAAGATTCGAATCTGAATGGAATCGGCGATGCGTGTGATGTGGTCTGCGGCGATGTCGACCAGAACAGCACAGTAACCGTTACTGATGTTGTCTATCTTATCACTTTCATTTTCGGCGGTGGTCCCGCGCCGAGTCCGATTGATATCGGAGATGTCAACTGCGATGCGCAGGTGACCGTTTCAGATGTCGTCTATATCATCAACTACATCTTCTCAGGCGGCAGTGTGCCTTGCGCCCTGTGCCCCTAA
- a CDS encoding biopolymer transporter ExbD — MAGDVIQKESGGGKHKGLRRPKRRLGIRIDMTPMVDIAFLLLIFYMVTTVFAMPQAMEINLPPKAEEETVEDRVKVKESNLLRIYVDKYNDYYYKIGAERVTGQDIKVPWPIPADSVRELFIRYNWERPKLNTLLLIHPEAKYSMMVDMLDEVEVVEALLRRNEEFMTSYKAANPEEERFSFRYSIDHWSDRDTKVFDERVYSQTGGVR, encoded by the coding sequence GTGGCTGGTGATGTAATACAAAAAGAGTCTGGCGGAGGAAAACACAAAGGACTGCGCCGTCCCAAGCGTCGTCTCGGTATTCGTATCGATATGACTCCCATGGTCGACATCGCGTTCCTGTTGCTAATCTTCTACATGGTGACAACCGTGTTTGCCATGCCTCAGGCGATGGAAATCAATCTGCCGCCAAAGGCCGAAGAGGAGACTGTCGAAGATCGCGTCAAGGTCAAGGAGAGTAATCTCCTGCGCATCTATGTCGACAAGTACAACGACTACTACTACAAGATCGGCGCCGAGCGCGTCACGGGACAAGACATCAAAGTGCCGTGGCCGATTCCTGCCGATTCAGTTCGCGAATTGTTTATTCGCTATAATTGGGAACGTCCGAAATTGAATACACTGCTTCTCATCCATCCTGAAGCCAAGTATTCAATGATGGTTGACATGCTTGATGAAGTCGAAGTTGTCGAAGCCTTACTGCGTCGCAACGAAGAATTCATGACTTCATACAAGGCAGCTAATCCGGAAGAAGAGCGTTTTTCATTCCGCTATTCGATCGACCATTGGTCGGATCGCGATACGAAAGTGTTTGACGAGCGGGTTTACAGTCAGACAGGAGGAGTCAGATAG